One Pararge aegeria chromosome 1, ilParAegt1.1, whole genome shotgun sequence genomic region harbors:
- the LOC120624313 gene encoding la-related protein 6: protein MEGTPPSQVMPEPDEGIASDRRPSTDDNADLSDTASEAGSGGGKDSGCEVAPDAQEPPYAPPDEELANRIVAQVEFYFSDANITKDAFLLKHVRRNKEGYVSLKLISSFKRVKHLTKDWRVVAEALKRSTKLEINEPGTKLRRIEPLPAYDETTPSRTVVAVKMPIDRPSVENVSRLFATCGEIALVRVLRPGNPVPADVRQFLNKNPSLVNCVCALVEFTESEAARGALRLQSSDEEGMRVYELNGVPREPKRKTPVRRPTPRRHECEYSSCCSGSEAEYDYRYGTPFYRRNSSGFFTPRSPEIQTWVPRRTSTCSHSSDSGVSFFCGSRRASQASTGSASSAEGWLSRRLSGCSLSGTECGGRRLSCTPRFEPRAPVVPDGTRGFHAATRQRRISDLALYSR, encoded by the coding sequence ATGGAGGGGACCCCTCCCAGCCAGGTCATGCCCGAGCCCGACGAGGGCATCGCCTCCGACCGCCGCCCGTCCACCGACGACAACGCTGACTTGTCCGATACCGCCTCCGAGGCTGGCTCGGGCGGCGGGAAGGACTCCGGCTGCGAAGTCGCTCCCGATGCCCAGGAGCCGCCCTACGCGCCCCCGGACGAAGAGTTGGCCAACCGGATCGTGGCGCAAGTGGAGTTCTACTTCTCCGACGCCAACATCACAAAAGATGCCTTCCTTCTCAAACACGTGCGTCGCAATAAGGAAGGGTACGTCTCCCTCAAGCTGATATCCAGCTTCAAACGCGTCAAGCACCTGACTAAGGATTGGCGAGTGGTGGCTGAAGCTTTGAAACGTTCAACAAAGTTGGAGATCAACGAGCCGGGAACAAAACTTCGTCGCATCGAGCCACTACCGGCGTATGATGAGACGACTCCATCTAGAACTGTGGTGGCCGTCAAGATGCCTATCGACCGCCCTTCGGTTGAGAATGTGTCCAGACTTTTTGCAACCTGTGGTGAAATTGCTTTAGTCAGGGTACTTAGACCCGGGAACCCGGTTCCAGCTGATGTCCGTCAATTCCTGAATAAGAATCCGAGCTTGGTGAACTGTGTGTGTGCTTTAGTTGAGTTTACTGAATCCGAGGCCGCGAGAGGTGCCCTGCGCCTGCAAAGCTCGGACGAGGAAGGTATGAGAGTGTATGAACTGAACGGAGTACCTAGGGAACCGAAGAGGAAAACGCCGGTGCGTCGCCCTACGCCAAGACGTCACGAATGCGAGTATTCCTCATGTTGTAGTGGGTCGGAGGCTGAATACGATTACAGATATGGAACGCCGTTTTACAGGCGTAATTCGAGTGGATTTTTCACGCCACGCTCGCCTGAAATACAGACGTGGGTGCCGCGCAGAACTTCCACGTGCAGCCACAGCTCGGATTCGGGAGTGTCGTTTTTCTGCGGCTCGAGGAGAGCCTCTCAAGCGAGCACGGGCAGTGCGAGCAGCGCCGAGGGCTGGCTTTCGCGGAGGCTGTCCGGCTGCTCGCTGAGCGGCACTGAGTGCGGCGGCCGGCGGCTGTCTTGCACGCCGCGCTTCGAGCCGCGCGCGCCCGTGGTGCCGGACGGAACTCGGGGCTTCCACGCCGCCACTCGCCAGCGGAGAATTTCGGACCTCGCGTTGTATTCGCGCTAG